In Brevibacillus marinus, the genomic window GAACGTACCAGCAACGATCGCAAAATAAAGCGGGTCCGGTCCATATTTTTGAAACCGAGAACTCCCTAAAACAAACGATTCATCTGACACGCCAAAAGAAAACAACCACCTCCACTTCTTAGCAGGAGTAAGACCTTCGGCGAGGGCAGCTCCGTATAACAAATTGCGCAAATTTAACAAAACGCAGGTAAACAGAATGCTTGTTAGACTTGCACCAGCCGTCAACATGGCGACGGTTACCAATTGTACGGACCCGGAAAACACCAACAAAGACATCACCACGGCAGCCAGCAAACTCAATTTGGCTTGAGTAGCGAGTACACCATAAGATAAACCATACGCCGCAATCGCGATTGCTAGTGGTAAAGCTTCCGCAAAACCAGTTTTTATCGTTCTTTTTTTCTCATTCACCTTCATAACAACCCCTTATCTCAGGTTACAAAAAACATGTACTGCCCGAACAAAACGATCCATACCGACATCACCTTCTTCCGGGAGGTGTGAGAAAATTTAGGCAAGGTAATCCGTGATGGTAAAGAAGCGCCGAAGTGGTATAATAAACTTAACTTTTAGTACATTATAATATACCAAAAGGATGAAAAAAACCACGTCTTTTGATCGTAGGAGGAAACAATGAACACCGAAAACCATGGTGATGTGGGGAAACTTGTCGGGGCCAATCTGCGGCAATTCCGGGTGAATAAAGGAATCAGCATAGATGCCTTGGCCAAACAAATCGGGGTCAGTAAATTAACATTGATCAAGATCGAACGCGGGGAAGCCAATCCTACATTGTCCGTAATCTGGAAAATCGCAAATGGTTTAAAAATCCCGATAACGGCTCTATTGTCAATCGAATCGGATGTCTCCATCGTTCGGAAGAAAGACGGGCTGAAACTGATCAGTGCAAACGACGTTTTTGTCGTTGAGCCGTTGTTTCGTTCGCATGGCTTGATTGAGCTTTATCGGGGATACCTACAGCCGCGGGGGGAATATCTCTCGGAAGCACACCAACCGGGGGTGATGGAATTTGTTACCGTGATGTCTGGCCAATTGACGGTGGAAGTGGACGGCAATACTTATCACTTGGATGAGTACGATTCCATTCGTTTTAAAGGGGATCGTCCCCATAAGTATGCCAACCCCTCTTCCTCCGTAACGATTTTGCACTTTGTCATTTCTTATCATAATCCTTAGGTAAAAAAGTCGTCCTTATAAAATAAAAAGCTTTCTATGTTTAGAACAAATAGACCAGCATGCCATGCTGGTCACAGCGTGTAGACAAAGTAGCGTATGCGATCAAGAGCGTCCCTTTTCCGAACGGAACGACTTTTGCCAACCAGCCGAGCGAAAGCCCAGCGAAGCGGGGGCTTTCGGGCGCAAACGTGAAAAAACGTCGAAGCGATTACCTCTTTTTGCGCCCGCCCGCTTCGCTTGGCTGAAGCGGACGAAAAATGCTTCCCTGCTGGTTGGCAACGGAGTGAGGGAAGGAAAAGGGGCGCCTTTCCCCACGTGTTGCACTTTGTCAGCAGTCTGAGACCAGCATGCCATGCTGGTCATTGTATTTTCAGGCTAAGTAATATATGTTTTACAAAATGTAAAAAATAGTTTACATCACGTTCCGCTTCGTCTACAATGGGAAGCAGAGGAGGTGGGAAAGGGTGAAGCGACATGGCGTTTTGAGAAACAATCTTCCGGTGTTGCGAGCAGCCCGTCGGTGGACCCAGCAGGAACTGGCCGATCAACTGGGGGTAAGTCGACAGACGATTATTTCGATTGAAGCCAATCGATACAATCCGTCGCTGATCCTGGCGTTTGAAATTGCGCGATTGTTTGAAGTGGACATTAACGAAGTATTCCAATACGTTGCGGAGGAGGAGGACCTTTCGTGAAGGATGCGCTGATGATTGCGTTGGCGGCCCTGTTTGGCTGCAGTGTCGCGTTTTTACTTTATTTCCAGTGGAACGAAGGAAGGGACGAGCGAGGACAGTTCATCCTCCGCAAGACGTATTCGCTGGCATACGGAATTCTGGTAGTGGGAGTGATCGCCCTCGTTGCGCTGGTTGACTGGTCGGATCCCATCCTTTTCGCGGGATTGACCATCAAGGATGGCCTGTTCCTGATTCTCTGCTTGTCGGGAATCGCCGCGGGCGTCTCCCTCACCGTCTGCAAACGGAGATACTGACCAATCAACCGTGGGTGGGGAGGGACGTATCGTGCGAATCCAGCGGGCGCTTACCGTTTTGTGGGTCGGTTTGTTGCTGTTATCCGGGACCCTTCTCGGACTGTGGCAAAATGCTCCGCCTGACGAGCAAGATTTGCTGGAAGCGGTCGGTTCCTCCTCGTTTTTGTCCAACATCCTTAAGCATCTTGACCGCATTGCGGAATCCCCTCATCCCACCGGATGGCCGGGAAACGACCGGGTCAGGCGGTATTTGACGGAACAAATCCAAGCGGCGGGACTTGTTCCCGTCGTGCAGACGGAAACGATCGTGTCCACAGATAAAGGCAGAACCACATTCGTGTCCGCTGCGGAAGTGCATAACGTGATGGCCAGAGTGCCGGGAAAGGCTCCGACGAAGGCGTTGTTGTTGATGGCCCACTACGACTCGGAATCCTACTCTCCGGGGGCGGGCGACGACGGCGTGGCGGTTGCCGTTCTGTTGGAGACGATGCGTTACATCGCGCAGGGAAATCGTTTAAACAACGATGTGATCTTTTTGTTTACCGATGGCGAAGAGTTAGGATTGTACGGGGCACGCGGTTTTTGGAACCGGCATCCTTGGAGCCGGGATGTCGGACTGGTCTTGAATTTTGAAGCAAAAGGTACGACAGGTCCGTCGATCCTCTTTCAAACAAGCGAACAGAACGGTTGGCTCATCTCCCGCTTGGGCGGCATGACCGATGCGATCATCGGCCATTCGCTGGCGGACGAAGTGTACCGGTTTCTTTCCAACGATACGGATTTGACCGTCCCGCTGGAAAAAGGGATAGCCGGGTTGAACTTCGCATTTGGTGGCAGCCCGACCCATTACCATACTCCGCTGGACAGCCGGGAACACGTGGACGTTCGCTCCGTCGTTCACCACGCGTTGTACGCTTATCAACTCACGCTCGGTTTCGGCAACGTGGACCTGGCGGACACGAAAGCGGCGGATCGGATTTACTTTCCGTTGTTTGGCAAGATCTTGCACTAT contains:
- a CDS encoding AzlC family ABC transporter permease; this encodes MNEKKRTIKTGFAEALPLAIAIAAYGLSYGVLATQAKLSLLAAVVMSLLVFSGSVQLVTVAMLTAGASLTSILFTCVLLNLRNLLYGAALAEGLTPAKKWRWLFSFGVSDESFVLGSSRFQKYGPDPLYFAIVAGTFYLAWVFSSLIGALIGNQIDPQKWGLDLAFPITFAALLIPSLTEKPVIATALTATGIAIGLEYVMPGNELTIMITGVLSPLVGLYVKRRSQYA
- a CDS encoding helix-turn-helix transcriptional regulator, with the protein product MKRHGVLRNNLPVLRAARRWTQQELADQLGVSRQTIISIEANRYNPSLILAFEIARLFEVDINEVFQYVAEEEDLS
- a CDS encoding helix-turn-helix domain-containing protein, which produces MNTENHGDVGKLVGANLRQFRVNKGISIDALAKQIGVSKLTLIKIERGEANPTLSVIWKIANGLKIPITALLSIESDVSIVRKKDGLKLISANDVFVVEPLFRSHGLIELYRGYLQPRGEYLSEAHQPGVMEFVTVMSGQLTVEVDGNTYHLDEYDSIRFKGDRPHKYANPSSSVTILHFVISYHNP